The following proteins come from a genomic window of Coffea arabica cultivar ET-39 chromosome 11c, Coffea Arabica ET-39 HiFi, whole genome shotgun sequence:
- the LOC113716257 gene encoding paired amphipathic helix protein Sin3-like 3: MKRSRDDTYTSSQLKRPVMSSRAEPSGQSQLMGGSGAQKLTTNDALAYLKAVKDIFQDRRDKYDEFLEVMKDFKAQRTDTSGVISRVKELFKGHRDLILGFNTFLPKGYEITLPPENEPPPLKKPVEFEEAISFVNKIKTRFQGDDHVYKSFLDILNMYRKENKKITEVYEEVAALFRDHSDLLVEFTHFLPETQAAASARNAQLGRNSSLRRDDRGSPMTMATPMHFDKKPSSAHGDYDPSVDRPDRDPEKVLMRSDKEQRRRFKEEEKRREGRELREQEYDARDLDDGTHHFSHRRKSGLKEDSDGAYYHQGMQGQALAFREKVKERLLNSDYHREFLRCLHNYSNEIITKSQLENQVANLLEGHPDLMEEFNEFVAHDKTGSLWNDGQISRSVKVEDRVTDREWDREERDKDHSNRERDRSDRGLAFGFKDVAGPRISSYATKDKFLAKPIQELDLSNCERCTPSYRLLPKNYPIPSASHRTEIGAQVLNDHWVSVTSGSEDYSFKHMRKNQYEESLFRCEDDRFELDMLIESVNTTTKRVEDLLDKMNDDSSPICVEDHFTALNLRCIERLYGDHGLDVMDVLRKNAPLALPVILTRLKQKQEEWAKCRSDFNKVWAEIYAKNYHKSLDHRSFYFKQQDTKSLSTKALLAEIREIFDKRSQEDDMLLSTISGRRQPLVPHLKFEYPDPDIHEDLYQLIKYSCGEVCTSEQLDKVMKIWTTFLEPMLGVRSRPQREDTEIVRKASNCSVRTITNTVCGSDGSPPGSASAIACKQSDASKITEESIPSERSTSRNGGNEVKDDDSHDAAHKSDSLGNASQPAKICNDGIVADEFSQISKLASLGEQLTSSSADGHERANAENASGSCATPGKPGDVTAEIELQMRASNESQNADCTQPESSSAVTAPEGFKIQKFQEESVAHFKMEREEGELSPTGDFEEDNFAECKEVERDAKVNAHKTQHQDVTGGGETCGGDAVGENDADGDDEGEESARRSSEDSENASGNGDVSASESADGEECSPEEPDEDGENDANDNKAESEGEAEGIADAHDVEGDGAVLPHSERFLQAAKPLTKLIPPGSPEGDKGYQIFYGNDSFYVLFRLHHILYERIHKAKLHSSSAENKWRVSNDTNPTDSYARFMNALYSLLDGSADNAKFEDDCRAIIGTQSYLLFTLDKLIYKLVKQLQTIATEEMNNKLLQLQAYERSRKPGKFVDCYYNENVHVFLNDENIYRIECSSVPTRLSIQLMDCSFDKPDSNAVSMDPNFAAYLTEFLSVVVPERKVNPGLYLRRNKRKYMHLDENDAFMEASKGLVMRNGLECKINCNTSKVFYVLDTEDLLLRRRKKRRISHENGSCNGHAKSSNGFFNKIWDKLLFSQYAVLQE, encoded by the exons ATGAAGCGGTCAAGAGATGATACGTATACGAGTTCTCAACTTAAGCGCCCTGTGATGTCTTCTCGTGCTGAACC CTCTGGGCAATCACAATTGATGGGCGGAAGTGGCGCACAGAAGCTAACGACTAATGATGCATTGGCATATCTCAAGGCTGTAAAGGACATCTTTCAAGACAGACGAGACAAATATGATGAGTTTCTTGAAGTCATGAAGGATTTTAAAGCTCAAAG GACTGACACATCTGGTGTCATATCGAGAGTGAAGGAATTATTTAAAGGACACAGAGACCTGATTTTGGGTTTCAATACCTTTTTACCAAAGGGATATGAAATTACCCTTCCACCTGAGAATGAACCACCTCCTTTGAAGAAGCCGGTTGAATTTGAAGAAGCAATCAGTTTTGTGAACAAAATTAAG ACTAGATTTCAAGGTGATGACCATGTGTATAAATCTTTTCTTGACATTTTGAATATGTACAGAAAGGAGAATAAAAAAATCACAGAGGTTTATGAGGAG GTTGCTGCTCTTTTTCGTGACCACAGTGACCTTCTTGTTGAGTTCACTCATTTTTTACCTGAGACCCAAGCTGCAGCATCTGCCCGTAATGCTCAGCTTGGTCGGAATTCTTCCCTGCGTCGTGATGACAGAGGCTCTCCCATGACAATGGCAACGCCTATGCATTTTGATAAG AAACCTTCTTCAGCACATGGGGACTATGACCCAAGTGTTGATCGACCTGATCGGGATCCTGAGAAAGTACTGATGCGATCTGACAAGGAGCAGAGGAGGCGTTTCAAAGAAGAGGAGAAGAGACGAGAAGGCAGAGAGCTAAGAGAACAAGAGTATGATGCTAGGGATTTAGATGATGGGACACATCATTTTTCTCACAGGAGGAAATCTGGTCTCAAGGAAGATTCTGATGGCGCTTACTATCATCAAG GCATGCAAGGCCAAGCGCTTGCTTTCCGTGAGAAGGTGAAGGAGAGATTACTGAATTCTGATTATCACCGGGAATTTTTGAGGTGCCTTCACAACTACAGCAATGAAATAATCACAAAATCCCAGTTGGAAAATCAG GTGGCTAATTTGCTTGAAGGACATCCAGACCTTATGGAAGAATTCAATGAATTTGTAGCTCATGATAAAACTG GATCCTTGTGGAATGATGGACAAATTTCTAGATCAGTGAAGGTAGAGGATAGAGTAACAGACAGAGAATGGGACAGGGAAGAGAGAGATAAAGATCATAGTAATAGAGAAAGGGACAGATCTGACAGAGGGTTGGCCTTTGGTTTTAAAGATGTTGCTGGGCCCAGGATCTCCTCATATGCAACCAAGGATAAGTTTTTGGCAAAACCAATTCAAGAACTTGACCTTTCTAACTGTGAGCGCTGCACTCCCAGTTATCGACTTCTTCCAAAGAAT TATCCAATTCCTTCAGCAAGCCACAGAACTGAAATTGGCGCTCAAGTACTAAATGATCATTGGGTATCTGTCACTTCTGGAAGTGAGGATTACTCTTTCAAACACATGCGCAAGAACCAATACGAGGAAAGCTTGTTCCGTTGTGAAGATGACCG GTTTGAATTGGATATGTTGATAGAGTCGGTGAATACGACAACAAAACGTGTTGAAGATTTGTTAGACAAGATGAATGATGACTCGAGTCCAATATGTGTTGAAGACCACTTTACTG CTCTAAATCTTAGGTGCATTGAACGTCTGTATGGTGACCATGGGCTTGACGTGATGGATGTGCTGAGGAAGAATGCCCCTCTTGCATTGCCAGTTATATTAACTCgcttaaaacaaaaacaagaggaGTGGGCAAAGTGTCGTTCTGACTTTAACAAAGTATGGGCTGAAATCTATGCGAAGAACTATCATAAATCACTTGATCATCGCAGCTTCTATTTTAAACAGCAGGACACGAAAAGCTTGAGCACTAAAG CACTATTAGCTGAGATCAGAGAAATCTTTGATAAAAGGAGCCAAGAAGATGATATGCTGTTGTCTACAATTTCTGGAAGGAGACAGCCTTTAGTTCCTCACTTGAAATTTGAGTATCCTGATCCTGATATCCATGAAGACCTATATCAACTGATCAAATATTCTTGTGGGGAAGTTTGTACCTCCGAACAGTTGGATAAAGTTATGAAGATTTGGACCACTTTCCTGGAACCAATGCTTGGTGTTCGCTCCAGGCCTCAGCGTGAGGACACTGAGATTGTTCGAAAGGCTAGCAATTGTTCTGTTAGAACTATTACCAATACTGTTTGTGGGAGTGATGGTAGTCCTCCTGGCAGTGCATCTGCCATTGCTTGCAAACAGTCAGATGCTTCTAAAATTACAGAGGAAAGTATTCCCTCTGAACGCTCAACTTCAAGAAATGGTGGTAATGAAGTTAAAGATGATGACTCACATGATGCAGCACATAAGAGTGACAGTTTAGGCAATGCTTCACAACCTGCAAAGATCTGCAATGATGGCATTGTGGCAGATGAATTTTCTCAGATCAGCAAGCTAGCTTCTCTTGGCGAGCAGCTAACGAGTTCTAGTGCTGATGGACATGAAAGAGCTAATGCAGAAAATGCTTCAG GATCCTGTGCTACTCCTGGCAAACCTGGTGATGTCACTGCTGAAATTGAGCTTCAGATGAGAGCTAGTAATGAATCTCAG AATGCTGATTGTACTCAACCTGAGTCATCTTCAGCTGTTACTGCTCCAGAAGGCTtcaaaattcagaaattccaagaaGAATCTGTAGCCCACTTCAAAATGGAGAGAGAGGAAGGGGAATTATCTCCTACTGGTGATTTTGAGGAGGATAATTTTGCAGAATGTAAAGAGGTGGAACGTGATGCAAAGGTTAATGCTCATAAGACGCAGCATCAAGATGTAACTGGAGGAGGAGAAACTTGTGGCGGAGATGCAGTCGGAGAAAATGATGCCGATGGTGATGATGAAGGTGAAGAAAGTGCTCGTAGGTCATCAGAGGACAGTGAGAACGCTTCTGGAAATGGTGATGTTTCAGCAAGTGAATCTGCTGATGGAGAGGAGTGCTCTCCTGAAGAGCCTGATGAAGATGGAGAGAATGATGCAAATGATAACAAGGCTGAAAGTGAGGGTGAGGCAGAAGGAATAGCAGATGCTCATGATGTTGAAGGGGATGGAGCTGTTTTGCCACACTCAGAACGATTTCTGCAGGCAGCTAAACCTCTAACAAAGTTAATTCCTCCAGGATCACCTGAAGGGGATAAGGGTTATCAGATCTTCTACGGGAATGATTCCTTCTATGTGCTTTTCAGGCTTCACCAT ATACTGTATGAAAGAATACACAAGGCAAAGTTGCATTCTTCTTCTGCTGAAAATAAATGGAGGGTTTCAAATGATACAAATCCAACAGACTCCTATGCTAG GTTTATGAATGCTCTTTACAGTTTACTAGATGGTTCTGCTGATAATGCCAAGTTTGAGGATGACTGCCGGGCTATTATTGGAACTCAATCTTATCTTCTTTTTACATTGGACAAGCTTATATATAAACTTGTCAAACAG CTACAAACTATTGCAACCGAGGAGATGAACAACAAACTTCTTCAACTACAAGCATACGAGAGATCAAGAAAACCGGGAAAATTTGTTGATTGCTACTACAATGAAAACGTCCACGTCTTTCTTAATGATGAGAACATTTATCGAATAGAATGT TCATCTGTGCCAACAAGATTGTCTATACAGCTCATGGACTGTTCGTTTGATAAACCAGATTCAAATGCTGTTTCTATGGATCCAAACTTTGCAGCTTATCTGACAGAGTTTCTGTCTGTTGTTGTTCCTGAGAGAAAGGTCAATCCTGGGTTGTACTTGAGAAG AAATAAGCGGAAATATATGCATTTAGATGAAAATGATGCTTTCATGGAGGCTAGTAAGGGACTTGTGATGCGTAATGGTCTGGAGTGTAAGATTAATTGCAACACATCAAAG GTATTTTATGTTTTAGACACTGAAGACCTTTTGttaaggaggaggaagaagaggagAATTTCGCATGAGAATGGCTCATGCAATGGGCATGCAAAGTCTTCAAATggttttttcaataaaatttgggacaaattgcTGTTTAGTCAATATGCAGTTCTGCAGGAGTAA